From the Xiphophorus maculatus strain JP 163 A chromosome 20, X_maculatus-5.0-male, whole genome shotgun sequence genome, one window contains:
- the LOC102235740 gene encoding suppressor of tumorigenicity 7 protein-like has product MEDTIGSNPPSLGFLEKLKSWLSWSWTYVCFVWFGMVLIMVYVVWSPLKLQETLTSASVFLNTLTPKFYVALTGTSSLISGLILIFEWWYFRKYGTSFIEQVSVSHLRPLLGGVESSSSTGLFSSVNGEADSRPSVSDCKVWRNPLNLFRGAEYNRYTWVTGKEPLTYYDMNLSAQDHQTFFTGDTQQLRPEDAVMQKAWRERNPQARIRAAYQAIEMNHECAAAYVLLAEEEATTITEAERLFRKALSFAGKDINLLVYIKRRLAMCARKLGRIKEAVKMMRDLMKEFPLLGMLNIHENLLEALLELQAYADVQAVLAKYDDISLPKSATICYTSALLKARAVSDKFSPEAASRRGLSTAEMNAVEAIHRAVEFNPHVPKYLLEMKSLILPPEHILKRGDSEAVAYAFFHLQHWKRAEGALNLLHCTWEGTFRIIPYPLEKGHLFYPYPGCTETADRELLPSFHEVSVYPKKELPFFILFTAGLCSFTAMLAMLTHQFPELMGVFAKAFFSTLFAPLGFFADKMENFMPSSFWHQLTRI; this is encoded by the exons ATGGAGGACACCATTGGCAGTAATCCCCCATCTCTCGGATTTTTAGAGAAATTGAAGTCTTGGCTCTCCTGGTCATGGACTTACGTATGCTTCGTTTGGTTCGGCATGGTGCTGATTATGGTATATGTCGTGTGGAGTCCGCTGAAACTGCAGGAAACTCTTACTTCAG CTTCAGTGTTTCTGAACACTCTCACTCCTAAATTCTACGTGGCTCTCACCGGAACTTCTTCCCTTATCTCTGGACTTATCCTT ATTTTTGAGTGGTGGTATTTTCGCAAATATGGCACGTCATTTATTGAGCAAGTATCTGTGAGCCACCTGCGTCCTCTGCTGGGTGGGGTGGAGAGCAGCTCATCGACTGGTCTCTTCTCATCAGTTAATGGAGAGGCAGATTCCAGACCCAGTGTTTCTG ATTGCAAGGTCTGGAGAAATCCTTTAAACCTTTTCAGAGGAGCAGAATACAACAG GTACACCTGGGTGACAGGGAAGGAACCTTTGACCTACTACGATATGAACCTTTCTGCTCAAGATCATCAGACCTTTTTTACTGGAGATACTCAACAGTTAAGGCCAGAGGATGCAG TGATGCAGAAGGcatggagagagagaaatcCTCAGGCCAGGATCAGAGCTGCTTACCAGGCCATAGAAATGAACCATGA ATGTGCCGCTGCATACGTGCTACTAGCAGAAGAGGAAGCCACAACCATCACAGAAGCTGAACGCCTCTTTAGAAAAGCACTGAGTTTTG CTGGGAAAGATATCAATCTACTGGTTTACATTAAACGCAGACTGGCCATGTGTGCACGCAAACTGGGCCGGATTAAAGAAGCAGTAAAAATGATGAGAGAT TTAATGAAAGAGTTCCCATTGTTGGGAATGCTAAATATACATGAAAATCTCTTGGAGGCACTATTGGAGCTTCAGGCGTACGCTGATGTCCAAGCAGTCCTCGCAAAATATGATG atattagtTTGCCAAAATCTGCCACTATCTGCTACACATCTGCACTGCTGAAAGCACGGGCAGTTTCAGATAA gttttctccAGAAGCAGCATCAAGACGAGGGCTGAGTACAGCAGAGATGAATGCTGTGGAGGCGATACACAGAGCTGTTGAGTTCAATCCACATGTGCCAAAG TACTTGTTAGAGATGAAGAGCCTGATTCTGCCTCCAGAGCACATCTTAAAGAGGGGGGACAGTGAGGCAGTAGCATACGCTTTCTTCCACCTTCAACACTGGAAGAGAGCAGAAGGAGCCTTAAACCTGCTACACTGCACCTGGGAGGGCA CCTTCCGGATAATTCCATACCCCTTGGAAAAGGGCCACCTATTTTACCCCTACCCAGGATGCACAGAAACAGCAGATAGAGAACTGCTCCCCT CTTTTCATGAGGTGTCTGTATACCCAAAGAAAGAGCTTCCCTTCTTCATACTCTTCACAGCAGGTCTTTGCTCTTTCACTGCCATGCTGGCCATGCTCACACATCAGTTTCCTGAGCTCATGGGTGTTTTTGCCAAAGCA TTCTTCAGCACACTCTTTGCACCGCTGGGCTTCTTTGCAGACAAAATGGAAAACTTCATGCCGTCCAGTTTTTGGCACCAGCTGACTCGGATTTGA